From one Lotus japonicus ecotype B-129 chromosome 3, LjGifu_v1.2 genomic stretch:
- the LOC130748956 gene encoding probably inactive leucine-rich repeat receptor-like protein kinase IMK2, which yields MGNNSWHVKHFQSANGDDRRNNLRRKHEGSFIYLAFSLFLLLALASTIQPVSGSLWDGVVVTEADFQSLRAIKHELIDPKGVLRSWNDSGLGACSGGWAGIKCVNGEVIAIQLPWRGLGGQISEKIGQLQALRKLSLHDNAISGPVPMALGFLPNLRGVYLFNNKLSGSIPPSLGNCPMLQSIDVSNNSLTGKIPNNLANSTRIYRINLSFNSLSGSIPTSFSMSPSLTILALQHNNLSGSIPDSWVGIGKKASQLQVLTLDHNVISGTIPVSLSRLSLLENVSLSHNQIAGSIPSELGALSRLQNLDLSNNAINGSFPASFSNLSSLVSLNLEKNQLESHIPDALDRLHNLSVLNLKSNKFNGQIPPTIGNISSIRQIDFSGNKFVGEIPDSLAKLANLSSFNVSYNNLSGPVPSSLSKRFNASSFAGNLELCGFTSSKPCPAPSPHILPAQSPESTSKPHHHRKLSTKDIILIVAGILLLILLLLCCLLLCCLIRKRAASSRKSDKTAKATASARSVDKSAPGGGDVESGGEAGGKLVHFDGPFVFTADDLLCATAEIMGKSAFGTAYKATLEDGNQVAVKRLREKTTKGQKEFEAEVASLGKIRHPNLLALRAYYLGPKGEKLLVFDYMSKGSLASFLHARGPEIVIEWPTRMKIAIGVTNGLCYLHSQENMVHGNLTSSNILLDEETNPHITDFGLSRLMTTSANSNIIATAGNLGYNAPELSKTKKPNTKTDVYSLGVIILELLTGKPPGEPTNVMDLPQWVASIVKEEWTNEVFDLELMRDAPAIGDELLNTLKLALHCVDPSPAARPEVKQVLQQLEEIKPELVPEDDGTKAQTTE from the exons ATGGGAAACAATAGTTGGCATGTCAAACATTTCCAATCTGCAAATGGTGATGATAGAAGGAACAACTTGAGGAGGAAACATGAGGGAAGTTTCATATACTTGGCATTTTCTCTGTTTCTTCTGCTAGCTCTGGCTTCCACCATTCAACCTGTGTCAGGAAGTTTGTGGGATGGGGTGGTTGTTACTGAAGCTGATTTTCAATCTCTGAGGGCTATTAAGCATGAGCTGATTGATCCTAAAGGGGTGCTGAGAAGCTGGAATGACAGTGGTTTGGGTGCTTGTTCAGGTGGTTGGGCAGGGATCAAGTGTGTGAATGGGGAAGTTATAGCAATTCAGCTTCCATGGAGAGGGTTGGGTGGTCAAATCTCTGAGAAAATTGGGCAGCTTCAAGCTCTTAGGAAGCTCAGTCTCCATGACAATGCTATTTCTGGTCCTGTCCCTATGGCTCTTGGCTTTCTTCCTAATCTCAGAGGAGTGTACCTCTTCAATAACAAGCTTTCAGGTTCTATTCCTCCTTCTCTTGGCAATTGCCCCATGCTTCAGTCTATTGATGTTAGCAACAATTCCCTCACTGGTAAAATTCCTAACAATTTAGCAAACTCCACTAGGATATACAGGATCAATTTGAGCTTTAATTCACTTTCTGGCTCCATTCCTACCAGTTTCTCCATGTCTCCTTCTCTGACTATTCTTGCTCTCCAACACAACAATCTCTCTGGTTCCATCCCAGATTCTTGGGTTGGAATAGGAAAGAAAGCTTCCCAGCTTCAAGTTTTGACCCTTGATCACAATGTCATTTCTGGAACTATCCCAGTTTCTCTTAGCAGGTTGTCTTTGCTTGAAAATGTTTCTTTGAGTCATAACCAGATTGCAGGATCTATTCCAAGTGAACTAGGTGCACTTTCCAGGCTACAAAATCTTGATCTCTCAAACAATGCCATCAATGGCAGCTTCCCTGCTAGCTTCTCTAACCTCTCTTCTCTTGTTTCATTGAATCTAGAGAAAAATCAACTTGAAAGCCATATCCCTGATGCTCTGGACAGGTTGCACAACCTTTCTGTGCTTAACCTGAAGAGCAATAAGTTCAATGGTCAAATCCCACCAACAATTGGAAACATATCAAGCATTAGGCAAATTGATTTCTCTGGAAATAAATTTGTTGGAGAAATTCCAGATTCCCTTGCCAAACTTGCAAATCTCAGTTCATTCAATGTTTCTTATAACAACCTCTCTGGTCCTGTCCCATCCTCACTTTCCAAAAGATTCAATGCTAGCTCATTTGCAGGGAATCTTGAGCTCTGTGGGTTCACCAGTTCAAAACCATGCCCTGCACCCTCTCCTCATATTCTTCCAGCTCAATCACCAGAGTCAACTTCTAAACCCCACCATCACAGAAAATTAAGTACCAAGGACATAATCCTCATAGTAGCAGGTATTCTCCTGTTGATTCTACTATTACTGTGCTGCTTGTTGCTGTGTTGTTTGATCAGGAAAAGAGCTGCTTCAAGCAGAAAGAGTGACAAGACTGCTAAGGCGACAGCATCTGCTAGGAGTGTTGACAAAAGTGCCCCAGGTGGTGGTGATGTGGAGTCAGGAGGTGAAGCTGGTGGGAAACTGGTTCACTTTGATGGGCCTTTTGTGTTCACTGCTGATGATCTTTTGTGTGCCACTGCTGAGATAATGGGAAAAAGTGCATTTGGAACTGCATACAAGGCAACACTAGAGGATGGGAACCAAGTTGCTGTGAAAAGGTTGAGGGAGAAGACCACTAAAGGGCAAAAAGAATTTGAAGCTGAGGTTGCTTCACTTGGCAAAATCAGACACCCAAATCTCTTGGCACTCAGAGCCTACTATCTTGGACCCAAAGGAGAGAAGCTTCTTGTCTTTGATTACATGTCTAAAGGAAGTCTAGCATCATTCCTTCATG CTCGTGGGCCTGAAATTGTGATTGAATGGCCAACAAGGATGAAAATAGCAATTGGAGTCACTAATGGGCTGTGCTATCTCCATAGCCAAGAGAATATGGTACATGGGAATCTCACATCCAGCAATATACTATTGGATGAGGAGACAAACCCTCATATCACAGATTTTGGTCTTTCAAGGCTAATGACAACTTCAGCCAATAGCAACATCATAGCTACAGCAGGGAATCTTGGATACAATGCACCAGAGCTTTCAAAGACTAAGAAACCTAACACAAAGACTGATGTGTACAGCCTTGGTGTCATAATCTTGGAGCTTCTAACTGGTAAACCACCTGGGGAACCAACCAATGTCATGGACTTGCCTCAGTGGGTGGCATCAATTGTGAAAGAGGAGTGGACAAATGAAGTGTTTGATTTGGAGCTCATGAGGGATGCACCAGCCATTGGGGATGAGTTGCTTAATACATTGAAATTGGCTCTGCATTGTGTGGATCCATCTCCAGCTGCTAGGCCTGAAGTTAAGCAAGTTTTGCAGCAATTGGAGGAAATCAAACCAGAGTTGGTTCCAGAGGATGATGGAACTAAGGCCCAAACAACTGAATAG
- the LOC130748957 gene encoding PRA1 family protein B4-like, giving the protein MSSTAPPVLPVSNTPPASTTVASAGSDAPATSPAFRALINNLSESLRNGLSQRRPWSELTDRSAFSKPESFSDATLRVRKNFSYFRINYYAVVSLILAVSLLTNPFSLITLTGLLASWTFLYLFRPADRPLVLFGRTFTDFETLAILSALTIFVVFLTSVGSVLVSALMLGVAFVCLHGAFRVPEDLFLDEQEPSQTTGFLSFLRAPAAVASAAVPSVTGRV; this is encoded by the coding sequence ATGTCCTCCACCGCGCCACCCGTCCTCCCCGTCTCCAACACCCCTCCGGCATCCACCACCGTCGCATCTGCCGGATCCGACGCCCCTGCCACCTCCCCCGCCTTCCGCGCCCTCATCAACAACCTCTCCGAATCCCTCCGCAACGGCCTCTCTCAGCGCCGTCCCTGGTCGGAGCTCACCGATCGCTCCGCATTCTCCAAACCGGAATCCTTCTCCGATGCCACCCTCCGCGTCCGCAAGAATTTCTCCTACTTCCGCATCAACTACTACGCCGTCGTTTCGCTCATCCTCGCCGTGTCGCTCCTCACCAATCCGTTCTCGCTCATCACCTTGACCGGCCTTCTCGCTTCCTGGACATTCCTCTACCTCTTCCGCCCTGCGGATCGCCCTCTCGTTCTCTTCGGCCGCACCTTCACCGATTTCGAGACGCTCGCGATTCTCTCCGCACTGACGATCTTCGTCGTTTTCCTCACCAGTGTCGGTTCCGTCCTCGTCTCTGCTCTCATGCTCGGCGTCGCCTTTGTTTGCCTCCATGGCGCATTCCGCGTCCCTGAGGATCTCTTCCTTGATGAGCAGGAGCCCTCTCAGACCACCGGATTCCTCTCCTTCCTCCGCGCTCCTGCTGCCGTCGCCTCCGCCGCGGTTCCTTCCGTCACCGGTCGCGTTTGA
- the LOC130743908 gene encoding uncharacterized protein LOC130743908 produces the protein MAKNMAIKGKFKVAVSPITMLSQNGKDSARGNEPSEEAKEDVYDLRMDCIYDDGLLGFEKPLVDAMKMEAQDPLEEIDLGDGSKKRPTYISSLIDPELRGRMIELLKEFKDCFAWDYDEMPGLSRDLVELQLPIKEDRKPVKQLPRRFHPDILVKIKEEIERLLRCKFIRAAKYVEWLANVVPVIKKNGKMRVCIDFRDLNAATFKDEYHMPIAEMMVYIDDIVVKSPSRDEHLSHLRKSFERMRIHGLKMNPLKCAFGVIAGDFLGFVVHKKGIKINKNKAKAILDTSPPTSKKQLQSLLGKVNFLRRFIANLSDKTMPFSSLLRLKKEDIFRWEAEHQKAFDELKNYLASPPVMIPPIKGKPMRLYISATDETIGSMLAQEDEDGIERAHMLSKPILHSRIGKWSLALTEYSLTYAPLKAIKGQEVADFLADHTLPEEIVYVGLQPWKLFFDGSSHKEGSGIGMFIVSPQGIPTKFMF, from the exons ATGGCTAAAAATATGGCCATTAAAGGAAAGTTTAAAGTTGCAGTTTCACCTATCACGATGCTATCTCAGAATGGAAAGGATAGTGCACGTGGAAATGAGCCAAGTGAGGAGGCAAAAGAAGACGTGTATGACCTGAGGATGGATTGCATTTATGATGATGGTCTGTTGGGGTTCGAAAAACCTTTAGTGGACGCCATGAAAATGGAGGCTCAGGACCCTTTGGAGGAAATAGATTTGGGAGATGGCTCGAAGAAAAGACCAACCTACATAAGTTCCTTGATCGACCCAGAGCTTAGAGGCAGAATGATagagttgttgaaagaattcaaagattgtttcgcCTGGGATTACGATGAGATGCCTGGTTTGAGTCGAGACTTGGTAGAATTACAACTGCCAATCAAAGAGGACAGGAAGCCAGTAAAACAACTGCCCAGGAGATTCCATCCGGACATTCTagtaaaaatcaaggaagaaatcgaaagattGCTACGGTGCAAGTTCATCAGAGCGGCCAAATATGTTGAATGGCTGGCCAATGTAGTCCCGGTAATCAAGAAAAATGGTAAGATGAGGGTCTGCATAGATTTTCGAGATCTGAATGCTGCCACATTCAAGGATGAATATCACATGCCCATAGCCGAGATGATG gtttacattgatgacatAGTGGTCAAGTCCCCATCCAGGGATGAACACTTGTCGCATTTGAGGAAGTCATTCGAGAGAATGAGGATACATGGCTTAAAAATGAACCCTCTTAAATGTGCATTTGGTGTAATTGCAGGtgactttttgggttttgtggtgcacaagAAAGGCATCAAAATCAACAAGAACAAGGCCAAAGctattctcgacacaagtccaccaactagcaagaaacaactgcagtcGCTATTGGGCAAAGTCAATTTCCTTAGAAGGTTCATTGCTAACCTTAGTGACAAAACTATGCCTTTCTCATCCCTTCTTCGACTAAAGAAGGAAGACATTtttcgctgggaagcagagcaccaaaaagcATTTGATGAGCTCAAAAACTATTTGGCAAGCCCTCCGGTGATGATTCCTCCTATAAAAGGGAAGCCAATGAGGTTATATATTTCGGctacagatgaaaccattggcAGCATGTTGgcacaagaagatgaagatggcatcGAAAGAGCC cacatgttatccaagccTATTTTGCATAGTCGAATCGGTAAATGGTCTTTAGCATTAACCGAATATTCGCTCACTTATGCCCCTTTAAAGGCAATTAAGGGGCAAGAAGTAgctgatttcttggcagatCACACTTTGCCTGAAGAGATAGTTTATGTAGGATTACAGCCTTGGAAGTTGTTTTTCGACGGCTCAAGCCATAAGGAAGGATCAGGAATCGGTATGTTCATAGTGTCCCCACAAGGCATCCCAACCAAATTCATGTTTTGA
- the LOC130743909 gene encoding uncharacterized protein LOC130743909, with the protein MMLDELVNLDEERVLALDVLTRQKDRIAKAYNKKVKNQSFVTGDYVWKVILPMDKKDRAYGKWAPSWEGPFEVEKALSNNAYVIKELSGQRQFVTINGKYLKAYKPMLHEVKIE; encoded by the coding sequence ATGATGCTAGACGAATTGGttaatctcgacgaagaaagagtCTTGGCGTTGGACGTCTTAACGAGGCAgaaggatcgcatagctaaagcatatAACAAGAAGGTTAAAAATCAATCTTTTGTCACAGGGGACTACGTGTGGAAAGTTATCCTGCCAATGGATAAGAAAGATAGGGCCTACGGAAAATGGGCCCCTAGTTGGGAAGGACCGTTTGAAGTCGAGAAAGCACTATCTAATAATGCCTACGTGATTAAAGAATTAAGCGGTCAGCGTCAATTTGTTACAATAAATGGCAAGTACCTAAAAGCGTATAAGCCAATGCTACATGAAGTCAAAATCGAATAA
- the LOC130743910 gene encoding uncharacterized mitochondrial protein AtMg00810-like has protein sequence MDGKIALFIVYVDDIVITGDDYDHIKHLKSLLAKEFEVKDLGQLKYFLGMEIARTKNGIYVSQRKYTLDLLKETGMLGCKAANTPIEPVKRSEEESIPADKDRYQSLVGKLLYLTHTRPDIGFAVSLASRYMSNPTETHMKTVNRILQYLKGSPGRGLYFQKNSNRGIEVYTDSD, from the coding sequence ATGGATGGGAAGATAGCCTTATTCATTGTCTATGTTGACGATATCGTAATTACAGGAGACGATTATGACCATATCAAACATCTCAAGAGTCTTTTAGCAAAAGAATTTGAGGTCAAAGATTTGGGCCAGCTCAAGTACTTTCTAGGGATGGAAATTGCTCGGACGAAGAATGGCATTTATGTTTCTCAAAGGAAGTACACTCTGGATTTACTTAAAGAAACAGGGATGCTCGGATGCAAAGCAGCTAATACCCCCATAGAGCCGGTCAAAAGAAGTGAAGAGGAAAGTATACCAGCTGATAAAGATAGATATCAAAGTCTGGTTGGAAAATTACTTTATCTAACTCACACCAGGCCAGATATTGGCTTTGCTGTAAGCTTGGCTAGTCGCTACATGTCAAACCCAACTGAGACTCACATGAAGACTGTGAACAGAATCCTCCAATACCTAAAGGGATCACCTGGTCGAGGACTTTATTTTCAGAAGAACTCAAACAGAGGCATTGAAGTCTACACTGATTCAGATTAG
- the LOC130749129 gene encoding uncharacterized protein LOC130749129 — translation MPCLNLSTNVNLDGVDTSSILSEATSTVATLIGKPEAYVMIVLKGSVPVSFGGTEQPAAYGELVSIGGLNPDVNKKLSAAIASILETKLSVPKSRFFLKFYDTKGSNFGWNGSTF, via the exons ATGCCGTGCCTTAACCTCTCCACCAACGTCAACCTCGACGGCGTCGACACCTCTTCCATCCTCTCCGAAGCCACCTCCACCGTCGCCACCCTTATCGGAAAACCTGAGGCC TATGTGATGATTGTCCTGAAAGGATCAGTACCCGTGTCTTTTGGTGGAACTGAGCAACCAGCAGCTTATGGAGAATTGGTGTCCATCGGTGGTCTTAACCCTGATGTGAATAAGAAACTTAGTGCTGCAATTGCTTCAATTCTTGAAACCAAGTTGTCCGTGCCCAAGTCACGATTCTTCTTAAAATTCTATGACACTAAG GGTTCTAACTTTGGATGGAATGGGTCCACATTCTGA